The Streptomyces sp. NBC_00224 genome has a window encoding:
- a CDS encoding DUF4288 domain-containing protein: MSVYVAVLLCEATSTAEDHAPLYQENFVLLTAQDEEEARGKALAHGKRLETSYENDLGETITWRLRHVVDVNEALDSDLGDGSELYSRHFRNYDAYRSFEPLLSGEEL; encoded by the coding sequence ATGAGTGTCTACGTCGCCGTCCTGCTGTGCGAGGCAACGAGCACGGCCGAAGACCATGCTCCGCTCTACCAGGAGAACTTCGTCCTGCTGACGGCACAGGACGAGGAGGAGGCCCGCGGCAAGGCGCTTGCGCACGGCAAGCGCCTGGAAACGAGCTACGAAAACGACCTCGGGGAAACCATCACCTGGAGACTCCGTCACGTGGTGGATGTGAACGAAGCCCTCGACAGCGACCTCGGTGACGGATCCGAGTTGTACAGCAGACACTTCAGGAACTACGACGCCTACCGGTCCTTCGAACCCCTGCTGTCGGGAGAGGAACTCTAG
- a CDS encoding (2Fe-2S) ferredoxin domain-containing protein, with translation MSEQRPEGGAGHTPADSAPCRIVVCRDCCCGSPKVPGVDHAQQKARLAESAPVRVSACLDVCEQANVIVVQPSRAARVAGARPVWLGLVNDPAATDDIAAWVQAGGPGIAPCPDILDLYVFTPSRRAR, from the coding sequence ATGTCGGAGCAGCGACCAGAAGGCGGCGCCGGACACACCCCAGCCGACTCGGCACCGTGCCGGATCGTGGTGTGCAGGGACTGCTGCTGCGGGAGCCCGAAGGTGCCCGGAGTCGACCACGCGCAGCAGAAGGCGCGCCTTGCCGAGAGCGCGCCCGTACGTGTCTCCGCCTGCCTCGACGTCTGCGAACAGGCCAACGTGATCGTGGTCCAGCCCTCTCGTGCAGCACGCGTCGCCGGTGCCCGCCCGGTCTGGCTCGGTCTGGTCAACGATCCCGCCGCCACGGACGACATCGCCGCCTGGGTCCAGGCCGGCGGCCCCGGCATCGCGCCCTGCCCCGACATCCTCGACCTCTACGTCTTCACCCCAAGCCGAAGGGCGCGATGA
- a CDS encoding GlxA family transcriptional regulator: MRSSYACPVPASTPLRRVAVLVLEGAKPLDVGIPAQVFTTRASMPYEVRVCGAEPGLVTGGDGLSYAVAHGLDALAWADLVFVPGYRFPGREDPPRAVLDALVAAHGRGARLAAISTGAFALAATGLLDGRRATTHWHYTRALAEKHPRVRVDANVLFVDEGSVLTSAGAASGIDLCLHILRGDLGVSASNHAARRLVAAPYRSGGQAQYVPRSVPEPLGERFAATREWALHRLDEPLTLEALARHAAVSARTFSRRFVEDTGYTPMQWVMRARIDMARELLERSERSVEQIATDVGLGTGANLRLHFQRVLGTTPTEYRRTFARGE; this comes from the coding sequence ATGCGCTCCTCGTACGCTTGTCCTGTGCCAGCCTCAACCCCTCTGCGACGCGTCGCCGTCCTCGTGCTCGAAGGCGCGAAGCCGCTCGACGTCGGCATTCCCGCGCAGGTGTTCACGACCCGCGCGAGCATGCCGTACGAGGTGCGGGTCTGCGGGGCGGAGCCCGGACTCGTGACCGGCGGTGACGGCCTGTCATACGCCGTCGCCCACGGCCTCGACGCGCTCGCGTGGGCCGACCTCGTCTTCGTCCCCGGATACCGCTTTCCCGGCCGCGAGGACCCGCCGCGGGCCGTCCTCGACGCGCTGGTCGCCGCCCACGGCCGGGGCGCGCGGCTCGCCGCGATCTCCACGGGTGCCTTCGCGCTCGCCGCCACGGGCCTGCTCGACGGCAGGCGCGCCACCACGCACTGGCACTACACACGGGCACTCGCCGAAAAACACCCCCGCGTACGGGTGGACGCGAACGTCCTGTTCGTGGACGAGGGCAGTGTGCTGACCTCCGCCGGTGCCGCCTCCGGCATCGACCTGTGCCTGCACATCCTGCGCGGCGACCTCGGTGTGTCCGCGTCCAACCACGCGGCCCGGCGCCTGGTCGCGGCGCCCTACCGCAGCGGTGGGCAGGCACAGTACGTGCCGCGCAGCGTGCCCGAACCACTGGGCGAACGGTTCGCCGCCACCCGCGAGTGGGCACTGCACCGCCTCGACGAACCCCTCACCCTGGAGGCGCTGGCCCGGCACGCGGCGGTGTCCGCGCGCACCTTCTCCCGGCGCTTCGTCGAGGACACCGGGTACACGCCGATGCAGTGGGTCATGCGCGCCCGTATCGACATGGCCCGTGAGCTGCTGGAGCGTTCGGAGCGCAGTGTGGAGCAGATCGCGACGGATGTGGGGCTGGGGACGGGAGCGAATCTGCGGCTGCATTTCCAGCGGGTGCTGGGGACTACGCCGACGGAGTACCGGCGGACGTTCGCGCGCGGGGAGTGA
- a CDS encoding LysR family transcriptional regulator: protein MELRTLRYFVAVAEELHFGRAAARLHMSQPPLSRAIKQLETEVGALLLARSPAGVTLTPVGAVLLDEARALLDQADRVRARVTAAADAATLTIGILGDGTDPGIARLAAAFRRSHPGVDIRIRDADLTDPTCGLRAGLVDVALTRAPFNDTALTVRELRSDPVGAVLRADDPLARRHDLKLADLADRRWFQFPQGTDPIWQSYWNGGKPREGPVVRVVQECLQAVLWNSTVGLAPLGHDLPENLTAVPLVDMAPSRVVAVWNDGHTNPLIRSFIEIAIGAYRY from the coding sequence ATGGAGCTACGTACCCTGCGCTACTTCGTGGCGGTTGCCGAGGAACTCCACTTCGGCCGGGCCGCCGCCCGGCTGCACATGAGCCAGCCGCCGCTGAGCCGGGCGATCAAGCAGCTGGAGACAGAGGTAGGTGCCCTGCTGTTGGCCCGCTCGCCTGCCGGAGTCACGCTCACCCCGGTGGGGGCAGTGCTGCTCGACGAAGCGCGGGCCCTGCTCGACCAGGCCGACCGCGTCCGCGCCCGGGTGACTGCGGCGGCCGACGCCGCGACCCTCACCATCGGCATCCTGGGCGACGGCACCGACCCCGGTATCGCCAGGCTGGCGGCCGCCTTCCGCCGAAGCCACCCCGGCGTCGACATCCGCATCCGCGACGCCGACCTGACCGATCCCACCTGCGGACTGCGCGCCGGGCTGGTCGACGTCGCCCTGACCCGTGCGCCGTTCAACGACACCGCCCTGACGGTGCGTGAGCTGCGCAGCGATCCGGTCGGTGCGGTACTGCGCGCCGACGATCCGCTGGCCCGTCGCCACGACTTGAAGCTGGCCGACCTGGCCGACCGCCGCTGGTTCCAGTTCCCGCAGGGAACCGACCCGATCTGGCAGTCGTACTGGAACGGCGGCAAACCGCGCGAGGGCCCGGTGGTGCGCGTCGTCCAGGAATGCCTGCAGGCCGTGCTCTGGAACAGCACGGTCGGCTTGGCCCCACTGGGACACGACCTGCCCGAGAACCTGACCGCGGTTCCGCTGGTCGACATGGCGCCGAGCCGAGTGGTCGCGGTGTGGAACGACGGCCACACCAACCCGTTGATCCGCTCGTTCATCGAGATCGCGATCGGCGCGTATCGCTACTGA
- a CDS encoding MFS transporter, with the protein MRIGHRLGHLPGHQLGRRFGWLWGAYGTSALGTWLAFGAFPLIAIQVLHAGPAEVAALSSVGAAVGAAVAVPLGPWVEFRRKRPVLIAMDLVRFAALLTIPAAYALGVLTFLQLLLVSIVVAAADITFRAASGAYLKTLLAAEDLLVANARFESTAWTTTIIGPPLGGAAIGLLGPVATVVADAVSYLLSALGIRATGGHEPRPERLEATRMRAGDLLDGWRYILADATLRPLLLNTALFNGLVMAVQPLLAVLMLGRLGFAPWQYGLAFAAPSIAGLLGSQLARPLVTRFGQHQVLVVVGALRAIWPVGLAFLGSGTGGLLLVMGVELGLIFCCGVFNPVYATYRLERTATDRVARTLSAWAVTTKASTALLTALWGVLGTLLGPRTAIGLAGVLLLATPLLLPGRAAAQLPEPDQESEPDPAPFGSSTPAGRW; encoded by the coding sequence ATGAGGATCGGGCACCGGCTGGGACATCTGCCCGGACACCAGCTGGGGAGGCGGTTCGGCTGGCTCTGGGGAGCGTATGGGACCAGCGCGCTCGGCACATGGCTGGCCTTCGGCGCGTTCCCGCTGATCGCCATCCAGGTACTGCACGCCGGACCGGCCGAGGTCGCCGCGCTCTCCTCCGTGGGGGCTGCGGTGGGCGCGGCCGTGGCGGTGCCGCTCGGCCCATGGGTGGAGTTCCGCCGCAAGAGGCCGGTGCTGATCGCGATGGACCTGGTGCGGTTCGCGGCGCTGCTGACGATCCCCGCCGCGTACGCGCTGGGCGTGCTCACCTTCCTCCAGCTCCTGCTGGTCTCCATCGTCGTCGCGGCGGCCGACATCACCTTCCGCGCCGCCTCCGGCGCGTACCTGAAGACGCTGCTGGCGGCCGAGGACCTGCTCGTCGCCAACGCCCGATTCGAGTCCACGGCCTGGACGACCACGATCATCGGACCGCCGTTGGGCGGCGCGGCGATCGGGCTCCTCGGTCCGGTGGCGACGGTGGTGGCCGATGCGGTCAGCTACCTGCTCTCGGCGCTGGGCATCCGCGCGACAGGCGGGCACGAGCCGCGGCCCGAGCGCCTGGAGGCCACACGCATGCGGGCCGGGGACCTGCTCGACGGTTGGCGGTACATCCTCGCCGACGCGACACTGCGTCCACTGCTCCTCAACACCGCCTTGTTCAACGGCCTGGTGATGGCCGTCCAGCCACTGCTGGCCGTCCTGATGCTCGGCCGACTCGGCTTCGCACCGTGGCAGTACGGCCTCGCCTTCGCCGCACCTTCGATCGCCGGACTGCTCGGTTCACAGCTGGCCCGACCGCTTGTCACCCGGTTCGGGCAGCACCAGGTCCTGGTCGTGGTCGGGGCGCTACGCGCGATCTGGCCCGTCGGCCTGGCCTTCCTGGGCTCGGGCACCGGAGGGCTGCTGCTGGTGATGGGCGTCGAGCTCGGGCTCATCTTCTGCTGCGGAGTCTTCAACCCCGTCTACGCCACCTACCGCCTCGAACGCACCGCGACCGACCGCGTCGCCCGCACATTGTCCGCCTGGGCGGTGACGACCAAGGCCTCGACCGCGCTCCTGACGGCCCTCTGGGGCGTACTGGGCACCCTGCTCGGCCCGCGTACGGCCATCGGCCTGGCCGGTGTGCTCCTGCTGGCAACCCCGCTGCTGCTCCCCGGTCGCGCGGCAGCGCAACTCCCCGAGCCGGACCAGGAGTCGGAGCCGGACCCGGCACCGTTCGGATCGTCCACCCCTGCGGGACGGTGGTGA
- a CDS encoding LysR family transcriptional regulator, translated as MDLDTVRTFVVAADAGQFQEAAAELAVTQQAVSKRIAALERNLGVRLFTRTARGAELTIDGQAFLPHARELLRVAERAVTSVRPGRRPLRIDVIASRVAPSGLMRGFHRAHPEIDLDVVMLFDIETAVAAIRSGAIDASFRAVAAPGRPLPEDIESVRVLDEPLQLLTGPAHALAGARSVPLAQLAGHRIWMPGLVPGTEWGAYYDDLVAEFGLTIEATGPNFGSDALLDTIADTPALATFMGEHTRLVWPADHGLRRIPVTDPTPVYPHSLLWHRDNPHPALDALRAHLATTAAGHDTAGTWAPGWVIPR; from the coding sequence ATGGACCTCGACACCGTCCGGACCTTCGTCGTCGCCGCCGACGCAGGGCAGTTCCAGGAGGCCGCCGCCGAGCTGGCGGTCACCCAGCAAGCCGTCTCCAAGCGCATCGCCGCGCTGGAGCGCAACCTCGGAGTGCGGCTGTTCACCCGCACCGCGCGCGGCGCCGAGCTCACCATCGACGGGCAGGCGTTCCTGCCCCACGCGCGCGAGCTGCTGCGCGTCGCCGAGCGCGCGGTCACGTCCGTGCGCCCCGGCCGCCGTCCGCTACGCATCGACGTGATCGCCTCGCGCGTCGCGCCGTCAGGCCTGATGCGCGGCTTCCATCGCGCACACCCCGAGATCGACCTCGACGTGGTGATGTTGTTCGACATCGAGACGGCCGTCGCCGCCATCCGCTCCGGTGCGATCGACGCGTCCTTCCGCGCCGTCGCCGCGCCCGGCCGACCCCTTCCCGAGGACATCGAGTCCGTCCGGGTGCTCGACGAGCCGCTCCAGCTCCTCACCGGCCCCGCCCACGCACTGGCGGGCGCCCGGTCGGTGCCCCTCGCCCAGCTCGCCGGACACCGGATCTGGATGCCCGGCCTCGTCCCCGGTACCGAGTGGGGCGCCTACTACGACGACCTCGTCGCCGAGTTCGGCCTCACCATCGAGGCGACCGGCCCCAACTTCGGCTCCGACGCGCTCCTCGACACCATCGCCGACACCCCGGCCCTGGCCACCTTCATGGGCGAGCACACCCGCCTCGTCTGGCCCGCCGACCACGGCCTGCGCCGCATCCCGGTGACCGACCCGACGCCCGTCTACCCGCACTCGCTCCTGTGGCACCGCGACAACCCCCACCCAGCGCTGGACGCCCTCCGCGCCCACCTCGCCACCACAGCGGCCGGCCACGACACCGCCGGGACCTGGGCGCCAGGCTGGGTGATTCCGCGCTGA
- a CDS encoding MerR family transcriptional regulator — translation MRVGELAERTGVSDRSLRYYEKQGLLTAERTAGGHRQFGEWAVDRVIRIQALYAAGLNSTKIAALLPCMRDADGGPSAQATERLVAELAQERRRIDQLIADLLRSRDVLDEVMELAAEPRPVAAAQ, via the coding sequence ATGCGGGTCGGGGAACTGGCCGAACGGACGGGCGTGAGCGACCGCTCGTTGCGCTACTACGAGAAGCAGGGCCTGCTGACCGCCGAGCGGACTGCCGGCGGCCACCGTCAGTTCGGCGAGTGGGCGGTCGACCGGGTCATCCGCATTCAGGCCCTGTACGCCGCGGGCCTCAACAGCACCAAGATAGCGGCGCTGTTGCCCTGCATGCGCGACGCGGACGGCGGTCCCTCCGCGCAGGCGACGGAGCGGCTGGTCGCCGAACTCGCGCAGGAGCGTCGGCGGATCGACCAGCTCATCGCCGATCTGCTGCGCTCCCGCGACGTCTTGGACGAGGTGATGGAACTCGCCGCGGAGCCACGTCCCGTCGCGGCCGCGCAGTAG
- the gap gene encoding type I glyceraldehyde-3-phosphate dehydrogenase, which yields MTRIAINGFGRIGRNVLRALLERDSDLEVVAVNDLTEPAALARLLAFDSTAGRLGRPVTVDGDTLVVDGRRIKVLAERDPADLPWAELGVDLVLEATGRFTSAKAARAHLDAGAKKVLVSAPSEGADVTLAFGVNNDAYDHEAHTIVSNASCTTNALAPLASVLDELAGIEHGFMTTVHAYTQEQNLQDGPHRDPRRARAAGVNIVPTTTGAAKAIGHVLPNLDGKLSGDSIRVPVPVGSIVELNTTVERDVTLDDVLAAYRAAAQGPLAGVLEYSEDALVSSDITGNPASSIFDSALTRVDGRHVKVVAWYDNEWGFSNRVIDTLELLAGR from the coding sequence ATGACTCGCATCGCCATCAACGGATTCGGCCGCATCGGACGCAACGTGCTGCGCGCGCTGCTCGAACGCGACAGTGATCTGGAGGTCGTCGCCGTGAACGACCTCACCGAGCCCGCCGCCCTCGCGCGGCTGCTCGCCTTCGACTCGACGGCCGGCCGGCTCGGGCGGCCGGTGACCGTGGACGGGGACACGCTCGTCGTCGACGGCCGCCGCATCAAGGTGCTCGCCGAGCGCGACCCGGCCGACCTGCCCTGGGCCGAGCTGGGCGTCGACCTCGTCCTGGAGGCGACGGGCCGCTTCACCTCGGCGAAGGCCGCCCGTGCCCACCTGGACGCGGGCGCGAAGAAGGTCCTGGTCAGCGCGCCCTCGGAGGGCGCCGACGTCACCCTCGCGTTCGGGGTCAACAACGACGCGTACGACCACGAGGCGCACACGATCGTCTCGAACGCCTCCTGCACCACGAACGCGCTCGCGCCGTTGGCCTCGGTGCTCGACGAACTCGCCGGGATCGAGCACGGGTTCATGACGACCGTGCACGCGTACACCCAGGAGCAGAACCTCCAGGACGGCCCGCACCGCGACCCCCGCCGCGCCCGCGCCGCCGGGGTCAACATCGTGCCGACCACGACGGGCGCGGCCAAGGCGATCGGTCATGTCCTGCCCAACCTCGACGGCAAGCTGTCCGGCGACTCGATCCGGGTGCCCGTGCCGGTGGGCTCGATCGTCGAGCTCAACACGACCGTCGAGCGTGACGTGACGCTCGACGACGTGCTGGCCGCCTACCGCGCGGCGGCGCAGGGGCCGCTCGCGGGCGTACTGGAGTACTCGGAGGACGCGCTGGTGTCCTCCGACATCACGGGCAACCCGGCCTCGTCCATCTTCGACTCGGCCCTCACCCGGGTGGACGGCCGCCATGTCAAGGTGGTCGCCTGGTACGACAACGAGTGGGGTTTCTCCAACCGGGTGATCGACACACTGGAGCTGCTCGCGGGGCGGTGA
- a CDS encoding RICIN domain-containing protein encodes MKLMFGRRSRLAQFALGAAVAASVLLPAQSAQAASGLDPFTANFKLTRVDGDKTNLITSAEAAGVAKASVTDVLGTRTGRPGLCHATGLNGALKPDGFCWDDEDDRSNYADDAGGWMPQGFAGSHAATADGLYAGRSLTATSWYHGTYVSGRTPTTVEDYARVSIAESTGGQVKYGHIALVEPVNGNFKQLQYPSHSDGVAWYGNRLFVANGAELQVFDLTRIWRMSDTTSALTGLTAGKTSARFHLWAMPLVARYSTVSTAAVDNISTAYVNNSPRACGPAVHDELCLSSLSVDRSGATPALVSVENRNGAGARIVRWPLSALGTGTPTTVASETTGYTSPVWGIQGTATDGTNYYMSGTCPTYWPGGTELYSCIHVAKPGEAPHVLTQAPQLTQGLSWDPLAKRLWGANEALVDSSGPRRVVFNVEPDAGKPVDGWSWLTNFHQAGSVCATPQGNATANGTPITVWSCTGSDAQRWKYENGLIVHKASGKCITPEANGANTNGALLTLWTCNPSSDVQRFSPSADGSAVNAYGKAITPKGNSLGNGVWLTLWTQGSPTPDVQDWAVKGF; translated from the coding sequence ATGAAACTTATGTTCGGACGAAGAAGTCGCCTTGCTCAGTTTGCGCTGGGAGCGGCCGTAGCCGCCTCCGTACTGCTTCCCGCCCAGTCCGCCCAGGCCGCCTCCGGCCTGGACCCGTTCACCGCGAACTTCAAGCTCACGCGTGTGGACGGGGACAAGACCAACCTCATCACCTCCGCCGAGGCCGCCGGAGTCGCCAAGGCGTCCGTCACCGACGTCCTGGGCACCCGTACGGGACGTCCGGGCCTCTGTCACGCCACCGGGCTGAACGGCGCTCTCAAGCCCGACGGGTTCTGTTGGGACGATGAGGACGACAGGTCCAACTACGCGGATGACGCGGGTGGTTGGATGCCACAGGGCTTCGCCGGTTCGCATGCCGCCACCGCCGACGGGCTGTATGCGGGCCGTTCCCTGACGGCCACCTCCTGGTATCACGGCACGTATGTCTCAGGTCGCACTCCGACTACCGTCGAGGACTACGCGAGGGTCTCGATCGCGGAGTCGACCGGCGGCCAGGTCAAGTACGGGCACATCGCGCTCGTGGAGCCGGTCAACGGCAACTTCAAGCAGCTTCAGTACCCGTCGCACTCGGACGGCGTCGCCTGGTACGGCAACAGGCTGTTCGTCGCCAACGGCGCGGAACTGCAGGTCTTCGATCTGACGCGCATCTGGCGCATGAGTGACACCACCAGCGCCCTCACCGGGCTGACTGCGGGCAAGACCTCCGCTCGCTTCCACCTCTGGGCGATGCCGCTCGTCGCCCGCTACAGCACCGTCAGTACCGCCGCGGTCGACAACATCTCCACGGCATACGTCAACAACAGCCCCCGCGCCTGTGGTCCGGCCGTCCACGACGAGCTGTGCCTGAGCAGCCTGAGCGTCGACCGCTCCGGCGCCACGCCGGCCCTGGTGTCGGTGGAGAACAGGAACGGCGCAGGCGCCCGCATCGTCCGCTGGCCGCTGTCGGCCCTCGGCACCGGCACTCCCACCACGGTCGCCTCGGAGACCACGGGCTACACCTCTCCCGTGTGGGGCATCCAGGGCACGGCCACGGACGGCACCAACTACTACATGAGCGGTACCTGCCCGACGTACTGGCCGGGCGGCACCGAGCTCTACTCCTGCATCCACGTGGCCAAGCCCGGCGAGGCGCCGCACGTCCTCACTCAGGCACCGCAGCTGACCCAGGGCCTCTCCTGGGACCCCCTGGCCAAGCGGCTCTGGGGCGCCAACGAGGCGCTGGTGGACTCCAGCGGGCCGCGCCGGGTGGTGTTCAACGTCGAGCCCGACGCCGGCAAGCCGGTCGACGGCTGGAGCTGGCTCACCAACTTCCACCAGGCGGGCTCCGTCTGTGCGACGCCTCAGGGCAACGCCACCGCCAACGGCACCCCGATCACCGTGTGGAGCTGCACGGGATCGGATGCCCAGCGGTGGAAGTACGAGAACGGTCTGATCGTCCACAAGGCCAGCGGCAAGTGCATCACCCCCGAGGCCAACGGCGCGAACACCAACGGCGCGCTGCTGACACTGTGGACGTGCAACCCCTCAAGCGACGTCCAGCGGTTCTCCCCGTCGGCGGACGGCAGCGCCGTCAACGCCTACGGCAAGGCCATCACACCGAAGGGCAACTCCCTGGGCAACGGCGTCTGGCTGACCCTGTGGACCCAGGGCAGCCCCACTCCTGACGTCCAGGACTGGGCGGTGAAGGGCTTCTAG
- a CDS encoding alkene reductase produces the protein MTHTTVNSSLFTPARLGPLHLPNRLVMAPLTRNRANADGVPGALMATQYAQRASAGLIIAEGTTPNAAGQTYPNIPGIHSAAQIAGWRQVTDAVRAEGGAMFLQLQHGGRVGHPDNSGLVPQAPSPIALPETIHTPAGRRPSVVPRAMTVEDIHATVADFAQAARNAVEAGFAGVELHAANGMLLHQFMAENTNLRSDAYGGSVSRRIRFAVEVTRAVADAIGPERTGLRISPAHTVNGIEEGDTTRIYDELIEALADAGLAYLHLESADPEEPIFARIRNSWPGTLMANPNLGWPAPMPADGGRRAGERLLAAGADVIALGRAFLANPDLVERLRTGAPLNAVRDKYTMYVGGPTGYTDYPTLSEAAGRAFASGRAA, from the coding sequence ATGACGCACACAACAGTCAACTCCAGCCTCTTCACCCCCGCCCGCCTCGGCCCGCTGCACCTGCCCAACCGCCTGGTCATGGCGCCGCTGACCAGGAACCGGGCGAATGCCGACGGTGTTCCGGGGGCCCTGATGGCCACGCAGTACGCCCAGCGTGCCTCGGCCGGGCTGATCATCGCGGAGGGCACCACGCCGAACGCCGCGGGGCAGACCTACCCCAACATCCCCGGAATCCACAGCGCGGCACAGATAGCGGGATGGCGCCAAGTCACCGACGCGGTGCGCGCCGAAGGGGGAGCGATGTTCCTCCAGCTCCAGCACGGGGGCCGGGTGGGGCACCCGGACAACAGCGGATTGGTGCCGCAGGCCCCCTCGCCCATAGCGCTCCCGGAGACGATCCACACGCCCGCTGGACGGCGGCCTTCCGTGGTGCCCCGTGCCATGACCGTCGAGGACATCCACGCCACCGTCGCCGACTTCGCCCAGGCGGCCCGCAACGCGGTCGAAGCGGGCTTCGCCGGGGTCGAGTTGCACGCTGCCAACGGGATGCTTCTGCACCAGTTCATGGCCGAGAACACCAATCTGCGCAGCGATGCCTACGGTGGGTCGGTGTCGCGCCGCATCCGTTTCGCGGTGGAGGTGACCCGGGCCGTGGCCGACGCGATCGGCCCCGAAAGGACGGGGCTTCGGATCTCCCCGGCGCACACCGTCAACGGGATCGAGGAAGGCGACACCACGCGCATCTACGACGAGCTCATCGAGGCTCTGGCGGATGCCGGCCTGGCCTATCTGCACCTGGAGTCCGCCGATCCGGAGGAGCCGATCTTCGCCCGGATCCGCAACAGCTGGCCCGGCACGCTGATGGCCAACCCGAACCTCGGCTGGCCCGCCCCCATGCCGGCGGACGGCGGGCGGCGCGCCGGAGAACGCCTGCTGGCGGCGGGTGCCGATGTGATCGCGCTGGGCCGCGCGTTCCTCGCCAACCCCGACCTGGTCGAGCGCCTGCGGACCGGCGCGCCCCTGAACGCGGTGCGGGACAAGTACACGATGTACGTGGGCGGGCCGACCGGCTACACCGACTACCCCACATTGAGCGAGGCGGCCGGCCGGGCGTTCGCCTCGGGACGCGCGGCTTGA
- a CDS encoding cupin domain-containing protein has translation MIDEAKPSEPQADPAVSVVGPADGERIVLGTTRMRVLEDGSHTGHRLGITESVLAPHTSGPPQHRHAQHDEGFYIISGTVRFTVGDKEHDATAGTLVVVPPGAPHTFANMTDRPAVMLSMFTPDLYVQYFRDLQSMTADGRPLTPQAGLHTMSRYATEPATDFA, from the coding sequence ATGATTGACGAAGCGAAGCCCAGTGAACCGCAGGCCGACCCCGCCGTATCGGTGGTCGGCCCCGCCGACGGCGAGAGGATCGTCTTGGGCACCACGCGCATGCGCGTCCTCGAAGACGGCAGCCACACCGGGCACCGCCTGGGGATCACCGAGTCCGTCCTCGCCCCGCACACCTCCGGACCGCCGCAGCACCGCCACGCCCAGCACGACGAGGGCTTCTACATCATCTCCGGCACGGTGCGGTTCACCGTCGGGGACAAGGAACACGACGCGACCGCGGGCACGCTCGTGGTGGTCCCGCCCGGCGCCCCGCACACCTTCGCCAACATGACCGACCGACCCGCCGTCATGCTCAGCATGTTCACCCCCGACCTGTACGTGCAGTACTTCCGAGACCTCCAGAGCATGACCGCCGACGGCAGGCCGCTGACCCCTCAGGCCGGCCTCCACACGATGAGCCGCTACGCCACCGAGCCCGCTACCGACTTCGCCTGA